One genomic window of Actinoplanes lobatus includes the following:
- a CDS encoding HD domain-containing protein translates to MTSLPEAFRAAARGAGATASDADLDSAANYLVGRWTEPQRHYHDVTHLAAVLEVVDRFAHLAPNPDRVRLAAWLHDAVYDPRALGDANERDSAEFAEGLLTSLGAPAEVAAEVARLVSLTAGHATGENDPDGELLCDADLSILAADTDRYIRYTSAIRREYAHVPDDAFRGGRSRVLTELLNLPSIYRHAEIRGQWEDRARTNLKAELEELA, encoded by the coding sequence GTGACCTCTCTGCCTGAAGCTTTCCGGGCCGCGGCCCGTGGCGCCGGCGCCACCGCGAGCGACGCGGACCTGGACTCCGCCGCGAACTACCTGGTGGGCCGCTGGACCGAGCCGCAGCGCCACTATCACGACGTGACCCATCTCGCCGCGGTGCTCGAGGTGGTCGACCGCTTCGCCCACCTGGCGCCCAACCCCGACCGGGTACGCCTGGCCGCCTGGCTGCACGACGCGGTGTACGACCCGCGTGCCCTGGGCGACGCCAACGAGCGGGACAGCGCCGAGTTCGCCGAGGGTCTGCTGACCAGCCTGGGCGCCCCGGCCGAGGTGGCCGCCGAGGTGGCCCGCCTGGTGAGCCTGACCGCCGGGCACGCGACCGGGGAGAACGATCCGGACGGCGAGCTGCTCTGCGACGCCGACCTGTCGATCCTGGCCGCCGACACCGACCGGTACATCCGCTACACCAGCGCGATCCGCCGCGAATACGCCCACGTCCCCGACGACGCCTTCCGGGGCGGCCGCTCGCGGGTCCTCACCGAGCTGCTGAACCTGCCGTCCATCTACCGCCACGCCGAGATCCGCGGGCAGTGGGAGGACCGCGCCCGCACCAACCTCAAAGCCGAGCTGGAGGAACTGGCATAG
- a CDS encoding DUF4031 domain-containing protein: MILVDEPLWPGRGALWSHLVSDVSYDELHVFAEMLGSPRRAFDRDHYDIPAFRFHSALWLGATLLPSRELAARLRAAGLRRPKHLSDGLASLGGHSAP; this comes from the coding sequence TTGATCCTCGTCGACGAGCCACTCTGGCCGGGTCGCGGCGCACTCTGGTCGCACCTGGTCAGCGACGTCTCGTACGACGAGCTGCACGTCTTCGCCGAGATGCTCGGCTCGCCGCGGCGGGCCTTCGACCGGGACCACTACGACATCCCGGCGTTCCGGTTCCACAGCGCGCTCTGGCTGGGCGCCACCCTGCTGCCCTCGCGTGAGCTGGCCGCCCGTCTCCGGGCGGCCGGCCTACGCCGCCCCAAGCACTTGTCTGATGGCCTCGCTTCGCTCGGCGGGCATTCCGCCCCTTGA
- a CDS encoding glycerol-3-phosphate dehydrogenase/oxidase, with translation MRDPSVSRNSAGRLSPIRRAADLRRLRDEQFDVLVIGGGATGAGAALDAASRGLKVALVEARDLAAGTSSRSSKLIHGGLRYLEQLELHLVHEALTERGLLATRLAPHLVRPVPILIPLPSAGLPRRAWQRGYYGLGVAAYDAFAGIFGTGRGMPLHRHLTRDGARHLFPSLRADRIAGAIRYYDGQVDDARLVTNLARTAASLGAAVVTSARVTGFVREARQVVGVKVRDLEAPGSEEFEVRARTVVAATGVWSDDMSQMLNDVGVRPGLRVRASKGVHLVVPRSAITGESGLILRTATSVLFVLPWGGHWIIGTTDTDWQLDRAHPAASARDIRYLLDQVNAVLDRPLTTDDIEGVYAGLRPLLSGEADSTSKLSREHAVVEPMLGLLLVAGGKYTTYRVMAADVIDRAVRRLGGPARPSRTAELPLLGADGYAAAWRDRHDTARRHGVTAGVVEHLLERYGTLTVHLLAMMAAQPELAAPLAGAPEYLAAEVAYAALAEGALHLDDVLTRRTRISIETSHRGAESAAHAAEIMGQALGWDATVRQKEIEHYLARVTAERQSQTKPDDETADAARMGAPDVRGLAADRREPLLEIDL, from the coding sequence ATGCGTGATCCCTCCGTTTCCCGCAATTCGGCCGGCCGCCTGTCCCCGATCCGGCGCGCGGCCGACCTGCGCCGGCTGCGTGACGAGCAGTTCGACGTCCTGGTGATCGGTGGCGGCGCCACCGGCGCCGGCGCCGCGCTCGACGCCGCCTCCCGCGGCCTGAAGGTCGCCCTGGTGGAGGCGCGGGACCTGGCCGCCGGCACGTCCAGCCGCTCCAGCAAGCTGATCCACGGTGGCCTGCGCTACCTGGAGCAGCTGGAGCTGCACCTGGTCCACGAGGCGCTGACCGAGCGCGGCCTGCTGGCCACCCGGCTCGCGCCGCACCTGGTGCGCCCGGTCCCGATCCTGATCCCGCTGCCCAGCGCCGGCCTGCCCCGGCGGGCCTGGCAGCGCGGCTACTACGGGCTCGGCGTGGCCGCCTACGACGCGTTCGCCGGGATCTTCGGCACCGGGCGGGGCATGCCGCTGCACCGGCACCTCACCCGCGACGGCGCCCGGCACCTGTTCCCCAGCCTGCGGGCCGACCGGATCGCCGGGGCCATCCGCTACTACGACGGGCAGGTCGACGACGCCCGGCTGGTGACCAACCTGGCGCGGACCGCGGCCAGCCTGGGCGCCGCCGTGGTGACCAGCGCCCGGGTCACCGGTTTCGTGCGCGAGGCCCGCCAGGTGGTCGGCGTGAAGGTGCGTGACCTGGAGGCCCCGGGCTCGGAGGAGTTCGAGGTCCGGGCGCGCACGGTGGTCGCCGCCACCGGTGTGTGGAGCGACGACATGTCGCAGATGCTCAACGACGTGGGCGTCCGGCCGGGGCTGCGGGTCCGCGCCTCCAAGGGGGTGCACCTCGTGGTGCCCCGCTCGGCGATCACCGGCGAGTCCGGCCTGATCCTGCGGACCGCGACGTCGGTGCTGTTCGTGCTGCCCTGGGGCGGCCACTGGATCATCGGCACCACGGACACCGACTGGCAGCTCGACCGGGCCCACCCGGCCGCCTCCGCCCGCGACATCCGCTACCTGCTCGACCAGGTCAACGCGGTGCTCGACCGGCCGCTCACCACCGACGACATCGAGGGCGTCTACGCCGGTCTGCGGCCGCTGCTCTCCGGCGAGGCCGACTCCACCTCGAAGCTCTCCCGCGAGCACGCCGTGGTCGAGCCGATGCTGGGGCTGCTGCTGGTGGCCGGCGGCAAGTACACGACGTACCGGGTGATGGCGGCCGACGTCATCGACCGGGCGGTGCGCCGGCTGGGCGGTCCGGCCCGGCCGTCGCGGACCGCCGAGCTGCCGCTGCTCGGCGCGGACGGCTACGCCGCCGCGTGGCGGGACCGGCACGACACGGCCCGGCGGCACGGCGTCACCGCCGGGGTGGTCGAGCATCTCCTGGAGAGGTACGGGACTCTGACCGTCCACCTGCTGGCGATGATGGCCGCCCAGCCCGAGCTGGCCGCGCCGCTGGCCGGGGCGCCGGAGTACCTGGCCGCCGAGGTGGCGTACGCGGCGCTCGCCGAAGGCGCCCTGCACCTCGACGACGTGCTCACCCGGCGGACCAGGATCTCCATCGAGACCTCGCACCGCGGCGCCGAGTCGGCCGCCCATGCCGCCGAGATCATGGGCCAGGCGCTCGGCTGGGACGCCACCGTCCGGCAGAAGGAGATCGAGCACTACCTGGCCCGGGTCACCGCCGAGCGGCAGTCGCAGACCAAACCGGACGACGAGACCGCCGACGCCGCCCGGATGGGTGCGCCGGACGTCCGCGGGCTGGCCGCCGACCGGCGGGAGCCGCTGCTCGAGATCGACCTTTGA
- the groL gene encoding chaperonin GroEL (60 kDa chaperone family; promotes refolding of misfolded polypeptides especially under stressful conditions; forms two stacked rings of heptamers to form a barrel-shaped 14mer; ends can be capped by GroES; misfolded proteins enter the barrel where they are refolded when GroES binds): protein MAKIIAFDEEARRGLERGMNQLADAVKVTLGPKGRNVVLEKKWGAPTITNDGVSIAKEIELEDTFEKIGAELVKEVAKKTDDVAGDGTTTATVLAQALVREGLRNVAAGANPMALKRGIEAAVASVSEALSQLAKDVETKEQIASTASISAGDSTVGEIIAEAMDKVGKEGVITVEESNTFGLELELTEGMRFDKGYISAYFMTDAERMEAVFDDPYILIANSKISAVKDLLPVLEKVMQSGKPLVIIAEDVEGEALATLVVNKVRGTFKSVAVKAPGFGDRRKAMLEDIAILTGGAVISEEVGLKLDAADLSLLGQARKVVITKDETTIVDGAGNAEQIQGRVNQIRAEIERSDSDYDREKLQERLAKLAGGVAVIKVGAATEVELKERKHRIEDAVRNAKAAVEEGIVPGGGVALVQAGKTAFDKLDLSGDEATGANIVKVALDAPLRQIAVNAGLEGGVVVEKVRNLEAGHGLNAANGEYVDLLAAGIIDPAKVTRSALQNAASIAALFLTTEAVVADKPEKSPAPAGAPGGGDMDF, encoded by the coding sequence ATGGCCAAGATCATCGCATTCGACGAGGAGGCTCGCCGGGGCCTCGAGCGCGGTATGAACCAGCTCGCCGACGCGGTCAAGGTGACCCTCGGCCCCAAGGGCCGCAACGTGGTTCTCGAGAAGAAGTGGGGCGCCCCCACGATCACCAACGATGGTGTATCCATCGCCAAGGAGATCGAGCTCGAGGACACCTTCGAGAAGATCGGCGCCGAGCTGGTCAAGGAGGTCGCCAAGAAGACCGACGACGTCGCCGGTGACGGCACGACGACGGCGACCGTCCTGGCCCAGGCTCTGGTCCGTGAGGGTCTGCGCAACGTCGCCGCGGGCGCGAACCCGATGGCCCTGAAGCGGGGCATCGAGGCCGCCGTGGCCAGCGTCTCCGAGGCCCTCTCGCAGCTCGCGAAGGACGTGGAGACCAAGGAGCAGATCGCCTCCACCGCCTCCATCTCCGCCGGTGACTCCACGGTCGGCGAGATCATCGCCGAGGCCATGGACAAGGTCGGCAAGGAAGGCGTCATCACCGTCGAGGAGAGCAACACCTTCGGCCTCGAGCTGGAGCTCACCGAGGGTATGCGCTTCGACAAGGGCTACATCTCGGCGTACTTCATGACCGACGCCGAGCGCATGGAGGCCGTCTTCGACGACCCCTACATCCTCATCGCGAACAGCAAGATCTCCGCGGTCAAGGACCTGCTGCCGGTCCTCGAGAAGGTCATGCAGTCCGGCAAGCCGCTGGTCATCATCGCCGAGGACGTCGAGGGCGAGGCCCTGGCCACCCTGGTCGTCAACAAGGTCCGCGGCACCTTCAAGTCGGTCGCCGTCAAGGCCCCCGGCTTCGGTGACCGTCGCAAGGCCATGCTCGAGGACATCGCCATCCTCACCGGTGGCGCGGTCATCAGCGAGGAGGTCGGCCTCAAGCTCGACGCCGCCGACCTGTCGCTGCTGGGCCAGGCCCGCAAGGTCGTCATCACCAAGGACGAGACCACCATCGTCGACGGTGCCGGCAACGCCGAGCAGATCCAGGGCCGGGTCAACCAGATCCGTGCCGAGATCGAGCGCTCGGACTCCGACTACGACCGTGAGAAGCTGCAGGAGCGCCTGGCCAAGCTGGCCGGCGGTGTTGCGGTGATCAAGGTCGGCGCGGCCACCGAGGTCGAGCTCAAGGAGCGCAAGCACCGCATCGAGGACGCCGTTCGCAACGCGAAGGCGGCCGTCGAGGAGGGCATCGTGCCCGGTGGTGGTGTCGCGCTGGTGCAGGCCGGCAAGACCGCCTTCGACAAGCTGGACCTGTCGGGCGACGAGGCCACCGGTGCCAACATCGTCAAGGTCGCGCTCGACGCCCCGCTGCGTCAGATCGCCGTGAACGCCGGCCTCGAGGGCGGCGTCGTGGTGGAGAAGGTGCGCAACCTCGAGGCGGGCCACGGCCTCAACGCCGCGAACGGTGAGTACGTGGACCTGCTGGCCGCGGGCATCATCGACCCGGCCAAGGTGACCCGCTCGGCGCTCCAGAACGCCGCGTCGATCGCCGCGCTGTTCCTCACCACCGAGGCCGTCGTGGCCGACAAGCCCGAGAAGTCCCCGGCTCCGGCCGGCGCCCCGGGCGGCGGTGACATGGACTTCTGA
- a CDS encoding GNAT family N-acetyltransferase encodes MENWDVRRVTPEDAGRMRALRLEMLADSPLAFLETLAQAAARPHESYRQRIRQSSEGFETAQFIADPGGPLVGHAGGIVLPDEPHCTVIFAVYLTPAYRGGKILGQLIEAVADWSAAAGRDELMLEVVCGNGRAVRAYEKLGFADTGVRLRHPTIPALTELQMRRRA; translated from the coding sequence ATGGAGAACTGGGACGTACGCCGGGTCACCCCGGAGGACGCCGGGCGCATGCGGGCGCTCCGGCTGGAGATGCTGGCGGACAGCCCCCTCGCGTTCCTGGAGACCCTGGCGCAGGCGGCGGCCCGGCCGCACGAGAGCTACCGGCAGCGGATCCGGCAGTCGTCCGAGGGGTTCGAGACGGCCCAGTTCATCGCCGACCCGGGTGGGCCGCTGGTCGGGCACGCCGGCGGGATCGTGCTGCCGGACGAGCCACACTGCACGGTGATCTTCGCGGTGTACCTGACTCCGGCGTACCGGGGCGGCAAGATCCTCGGGCAGTTGATCGAGGCGGTCGCCGACTGGTCGGCCGCGGCCGGGCGGGACGAGCTGATGCTCGAGGTGGTGTGCGGCAACGGGCGGGCCGTCCGGGCGTACGAGAAGCTGGGTTTCGCCGACACCGGGGTGCGCCTGCGGCATCCGACCATTCCGGCCCTCACCGAGCTCCAGATGCGACGGCGGGCCTGA
- the thrC gene encoding threonine synthase: MTSVVDAPSATSSSPARGLICRACGAEYPLAAQHACYECFGPLEVAYDEAALARVTRAQIEAGPQNIWRYAALLPAGQDPDARVTLDPGMTPLVAAPQLAAAIGLSAPLWVKDDSQNPTHSFKDRVVSVALTAAKQLGFQRFSCASTGNLANSVAAHAARAGVPSIVFIPADLEQGKVITTAVYGGDLVAIQGSYDDVNRLCSELVETDEFEDTAFVNVNVRPFYAEGSKTLGYEVAEQLGWRIPAQVVIPMASGELLTKVDKAFSELVEIGLAEAPEGGWTVFGAQSEGCNPIAVALHADTDVITPVKPTGIAKSLNIGDPAAGPYAIEAVRRTGGWMDYANDEEIRAGIRLLAETTGVFAETAGGTTVAVLKKLVESGKLDPAKETVVYNTGEGLKTLDAVAGQVGPTHTIKPSLRGAREAGLLG, translated from the coding sequence ATGACGTCTGTCGTCGACGCGCCCTCCGCCACCTCCTCCTCGCCCGCTCGTGGCCTGATCTGTCGCGCCTGCGGCGCGGAGTACCCGCTGGCCGCGCAGCACGCCTGTTACGAGTGTTTCGGCCCGCTCGAGGTCGCCTACGACGAGGCGGCGCTCGCGCGGGTGACCCGGGCCCAGATCGAGGCGGGCCCGCAGAACATCTGGCGCTACGCGGCCCTGCTCCCGGCCGGCCAGGACCCGGACGCCCGGGTGACCCTGGACCCGGGCATGACCCCGCTGGTCGCCGCCCCGCAGCTGGCCGCCGCGATCGGGCTGAGCGCCCCGCTGTGGGTGAAGGACGACTCGCAGAACCCGACCCATTCGTTCAAGGACCGCGTCGTCTCGGTGGCGCTGACCGCCGCCAAGCAGCTCGGCTTCCAGCGGTTCTCCTGCGCGTCGACCGGCAACCTGGCCAACTCGGTGGCCGCCCACGCGGCCCGCGCCGGTGTGCCGAGCATCGTGTTCATCCCGGCCGACCTGGAGCAGGGCAAGGTCATCACGACCGCGGTGTACGGCGGTGACCTGGTCGCCATCCAGGGCTCCTACGACGACGTGAACCGCCTGTGCAGCGAGCTGGTGGAGACCGACGAGTTCGAGGACACCGCGTTCGTGAACGTGAACGTGCGGCCGTTCTACGCCGAGGGCTCCAAGACGCTGGGCTACGAGGTGGCCGAGCAGCTGGGCTGGCGGATCCCGGCCCAGGTGGTCATCCCGATGGCGTCCGGTGAGCTGCTCACCAAGGTGGACAAGGCGTTCTCCGAGCTGGTCGAGATCGGACTGGCCGAGGCCCCGGAGGGCGGCTGGACCGTCTTCGGCGCCCAGTCCGAGGGCTGCAACCCGATCGCGGTGGCGCTGCACGCCGACACCGACGTGATCACCCCGGTGAAGCCGACCGGCATCGCCAAGTCGCTGAACATCGGCGACCCGGCCGCCGGGCCGTACGCGATCGAGGCGGTCCGCCGCACCGGTGGCTGGATGGACTACGCCAACGACGAGGAGATCCGGGCCGGCATCCGGCTGCTCGCCGAGACCACCGGGGTCTTCGCCGAGACCGCCGGCGGCACCACGGTGGCCGTGCTGAAGAAGCTGGTGGAGAGCGGGAAGCTGGACCCCGCCAAGGAGACGGTCGTCTACAACACCGGTGAGGGCCTGAAGACCCTCGACGCGGTCGCCGGCCAGGTTGGACCGACCCACACGATCAAGCCGTCGCTGCGTGGCGCTCGCGAAGCCGGCCTGCTGGGATAA
- a CDS encoding ABC transporter permease, whose translation MSSLEAAAGYRPSRTLPIWAEVRRQASRRRTQLALGFMVLLPLIILAAFEFGGGGGPDEDGGGGGAFSSMADLATSGGLNFALFGLAVSAGFLLVVVVALFFGDTVASEASWGSLRYLLAVPVPRARLLGVKLTVAAAYSLVALLLLTGTGLLIGTLRYGWSPLGSTIAAEIPPAEGVLRLLGILAYLATTLLVVAGLAFLLSVLTDAALGAVGGAVLLWILSSILDQIEALGSVRNALPTHYTDAWMGLLSTPVQTEDLAKGAISAVVYATLFWGIAFYRFTRKDITS comes from the coding sequence ATGAGCTCGCTTGAGGCCGCGGCCGGCTACCGGCCGTCGCGCACCCTGCCGATCTGGGCCGAGGTGCGCCGCCAGGCGTCCCGCCGGCGCACCCAGCTGGCGCTCGGCTTCATGGTGCTGCTGCCGCTGATCATCCTGGCCGCCTTCGAGTTCGGCGGCGGGGGCGGACCGGACGAGGACGGCGGTGGTGGCGGCGCGTTCAGCAGCATGGCCGACCTGGCCACCTCCGGCGGCCTGAACTTCGCCCTCTTCGGCCTGGCGGTCTCGGCCGGTTTCCTGCTGGTCGTGGTGGTGGCGCTGTTCTTCGGCGACACGGTGGCCAGCGAGGCGAGCTGGGGCAGCCTGCGCTATCTGCTGGCCGTTCCGGTCCCGCGGGCCCGGCTGCTCGGCGTCAAGCTGACCGTCGCGGCCGCCTACTCGCTCGTCGCGTTGCTGCTGCTCACCGGCACCGGGCTGCTGATCGGCACGCTCCGCTACGGCTGGTCCCCGCTGGGCAGCACGATCGCCGCCGAGATCCCGCCCGCCGAGGGTGTGCTCCGGCTGCTCGGCATCCTCGCCTACCTGGCGACCACCCTGCTCGTGGTGGCCGGCCTGGCCTTCCTGCTGTCGGTCCTGACCGACGCCGCCCTGGGCGCGGTCGGCGGCGCCGTGCTCCTGTGGATCCTGTCCAGCATCCTGGACCAGATCGAGGCCCTCGGCAGCGTCCGCAACGCCCTGCCCACCCACTACACGGACGCCTGGATGGGCCTGCTCTCCACCCCCGTCCAGACCGAGGACCTGGCCAAGGGCGCCATCTCCGCGGTCGTCTACGCCACGCTGTTCTGGGGGATCGCGTTCTACCGCTTCACCCGAAAAGACATAACCTCCTAA
- a CDS encoding alpha/beta fold hydrolase: MSALTTGLRRALPRLNRRRVVPAVAALVVLAAVAVWAVRPAPDAWTTEDLRLAGDGVELDARFYLPADRDADVPAVLLAHGFGGSKDTVRSDAEALAEQGYAVLAYTARGFGRSTGEIHLDSPDHEVKDAQRLLDWLATRSEVATDGAGDPKVAVVGGSYGGALALLLAGQDGRVDAIVPSITWNDLGTALVPQSADTGAAGVFKKSWAGYFFGNGTASLERGGPSRQQPQDPACGRFAKDVCAAYLQMATSGIPDENTLALLRKSSPATVLDRIKAPTLLIQGAVDTLFPLSEADANAKGIAAAGTPVRVAWFTGGHDGGEGPTSDSDRLKYLTVQWLDHYLKGEGEAPGDDFTWSRVAGFSALDRGLVTNGYSADAYPGLGGTGSTSVSLAGSAQPIANPPNGNPGAISSMPGLTSRLSSLLSGNVALDVAGQHAMFDSEPLTAAADVAGSPTVRLRLASPTGEAVVFVKLYDVDANGTATLSAGLVAPVRLTGLPADIAQAQPVTVTLPAIVRQIEAGHTVRVTVATSDQAFLTPAQPATYTVAVEPELTLPTLTGTPIADPGSLWWIVLAGVVAAVLLGLVLLLVVSRIRHRRRDVAVVAEHAGTPLVVRGLRKAYGDGFVAVQEIGFTVERGQVVGLLGPNGAGKTTTLRVLMGLTQPTEGEIFVFGHRLVPGAPILSRVGALVEGPGFLPHLSGYQNLQAYWQATGRPWEDARFEEALEIAGLGDSVHRKTRKYSHGMRQRLAIAQAMLGLPELLVLDEPTDGLDPPQIAEMRRVLQRYATDGRAVLVSSHLLAEVEQTCTHAVVVNKGRIVASGPVGDIVGESPSVQLEVSDVPAATRILEDLGVLSVQAEGANGLIVDMNGTARSEIVASLVGAGIGVERLVPRRRLEDAFLSLVGDNSRGSGDR, from the coding sequence ATGTCTGCCCTGACCACCGGGTTGCGCCGCGCGCTTCCCCGGCTCAACCGGCGCCGGGTCGTCCCGGCGGTGGCCGCCCTCGTGGTGCTCGCCGCCGTGGCCGTCTGGGCCGTCCGCCCCGCGCCGGACGCCTGGACGACCGAGGATCTCCGGCTGGCCGGTGACGGCGTCGAACTGGACGCCCGCTTCTACCTGCCGGCCGACCGCGACGCCGATGTGCCCGCGGTCCTGCTGGCGCACGGGTTCGGCGGCTCCAAGGACACCGTCCGCAGCGACGCCGAGGCGCTCGCCGAGCAGGGCTACGCCGTGCTGGCCTACACCGCCCGCGGGTTCGGCCGCAGCACCGGCGAGATCCACCTGGACAGCCCGGACCACGAGGTCAAGGACGCTCAGCGGCTGCTCGACTGGCTGGCCACCCGGTCCGAGGTGGCCACCGACGGCGCCGGGGACCCGAAGGTCGCGGTGGTCGGCGGCTCGTACGGCGGGGCCCTCGCCCTGCTGCTCGCCGGCCAGGACGGGCGGGTCGACGCGATCGTCCCGTCGATCACCTGGAACGACCTGGGCACCGCCCTGGTCCCGCAGTCGGCGGACACCGGCGCGGCCGGCGTCTTCAAGAAGAGCTGGGCCGGCTACTTCTTCGGCAACGGCACGGCCTCCCTGGAAAGGGGCGGCCCATCGCGGCAGCAACCGCAGGATCCCGCGTGCGGCCGGTTCGCGAAGGACGTCTGCGCCGCCTACCTCCAGATGGCCACCAGCGGCATCCCGGACGAGAACACCCTGGCCCTGCTGCGGAAGTCCAGCCCGGCCACGGTCCTCGACAGGATCAAGGCGCCGACGCTGCTGATCCAGGGCGCCGTCGACACGCTCTTCCCGCTCTCCGAGGCGGACGCCAACGCGAAGGGCATCGCCGCGGCCGGCACCCCGGTGCGGGTGGCCTGGTTCACCGGCGGCCACGACGGCGGCGAGGGGCCCACCTCCGACTCCGACCGGCTCAAGTACCTGACGGTGCAGTGGCTCGACCACTACCTGAAGGGCGAGGGCGAGGCGCCCGGCGACGACTTCACCTGGTCCCGGGTGGCCGGATTCAGCGCGCTGGACCGCGGGCTGGTCACCAACGGCTACTCCGCGGACGCGTACCCCGGACTGGGCGGAACCGGAAGCACCTCGGTCTCGCTCGCCGGATCGGCGCAGCCGATCGCCAACCCGCCGAACGGCAACCCCGGCGCCATCTCCTCGATGCCCGGCCTCACCAGCCGGCTCAGCTCGCTGCTCAGCGGCAACGTGGCGCTGGACGTGGCCGGCCAGCACGCGATGTTCGACTCGGAGCCGCTCACCGCGGCCGCCGACGTGGCCGGGTCGCCCACGGTCCGGCTGCGGCTCGCGTCGCCGACCGGCGAGGCGGTCGTCTTCGTGAAGCTCTACGACGTGGACGCCAACGGCACGGCCACGCTCAGCGCCGGCCTGGTCGCGCCGGTCCGGCTCACCGGGCTGCCGGCCGACATCGCCCAGGCTCAGCCGGTCACCGTGACGCTGCCGGCGATCGTGCGGCAGATCGAGGCGGGCCACACCGTACGCGTCACCGTCGCCACCTCCGACCAGGCGTTCCTCACTCCCGCCCAGCCCGCCACCTACACCGTCGCGGTGGAGCCGGAGCTGACACTGCCGACGCTGACCGGCACCCCGATCGCCGACCCCGGCAGCCTGTGGTGGATCGTCCTGGCCGGCGTGGTCGCGGCCGTCCTGCTCGGCCTGGTCCTGCTGCTGGTGGTGAGCCGGATCCGGCACCGGCGGCGGGACGTGGCGGTGGTCGCCGAGCACGCCGGCACCCCGCTCGTGGTGCGCGGGCTGCGCAAGGCGTACGGGGACGGCTTCGTGGCGGTCCAGGAGATCGGCTTCACCGTGGAGCGCGGGCAGGTCGTCGGACTGCTCGGCCCGAACGGCGCCGGCAAGACCACCACGCTGCGGGTGCTGATGGGCCTCACCCAGCCGACCGAGGGCGAGATCTTCGTCTTCGGGCACCGGCTGGTCCCGGGCGCGCCGATCCTGTCCCGGGTGGGCGCGCTGGTCGAGGGCCCCGGTTTCCTGCCGCACCTGAGCGGCTACCAGAACCTTCAGGCGTACTGGCAGGCCACCGGCCGCCCGTGGGAGGACGCCCGGTTCGAGGAGGCGCTGGAGATCGCCGGGCTGGGCGACTCGGTGCACCGGAAGACCCGTAAGTACAGCCACGGCATGCGGCAGCGGCTCGCCATCGCGCAGGCCATGCTCGGCCTGCCCGAGCTGCTGGTGCTCGACGAGCCGACGGACGGGCTGGACCCGCCGCAGATCGCCGAGATGCGCCGCGTCCTCCAGCGGTACGCCACCGACGGCCGGGCCGTGCTCGTCTCCAGCCACCTGCTCGCCGAGGTGGAGCAGACCTGCACCCACGCGGTCGTCGTCAACAAGGGCCGGATCGTGGCGTCCGGCCCGGTCGGTGACATCGTCGGTGAGTCGCCGTCGGTGCAGCTGGAGGTTTCCGACGTACCGGCCGCCACCCGGATCCTGGAGGACCTGGGCGTGCTCTCGGTCCAGGCGGAGGGTGCGAACGGCCTGATCGTCGACATGAACGGGACGGCCCGCTCGGAGATCGTCGCGTCGCTGGTCGGCGCCGGCATCGGGGTGGAGCGGCTGGTGCCGCGCCGCCGCCTGGAGGACGCGTTCCTGTCCCTGGTCGGCGACAACTCGCGAGGAAGTGGAGACCGATGA